One genomic region from Conexibacter woesei DSM 14684 encodes:
- a CDS encoding nuclear transport factor 2 family protein — translation MTTAQAHRETRLTSMFDALDRGDVPTYLTFLSEDASLRFGNTEPVVGRAAIKASLDDFYTTFRTVRHDHVATWTGPDGAAVEADVTYEKLDGTEAHVHAVTICRFNGDDEVADYRIFVDLAPLFAA, via the coding sequence ATGACGACCGCGCAAGCGCACCGCGAGACCCGGTTGACGAGCATGTTCGACGCGCTCGACCGCGGCGACGTGCCGACGTACCTGACGTTCCTCTCAGAGGATGCGTCGCTGCGGTTCGGCAACACCGAGCCGGTCGTCGGGCGCGCCGCGATCAAGGCGTCGCTGGACGACTTCTACACGACGTTCAGAACGGTCCGCCACGACCATGTCGCGACCTGGACCGGCCCGGACGGTGCGGCGGTCGAAGCGGACGTCACCTACGAGAAGCTGGACGGCACGGAGGCCCACGTGCACGCGGTGACGATCTGCCGCTTCAACGGCGACGACGAGGTCGCCGACTACCGCATCTTCGTCGACCTGGCGCCGCTCTTCGCGGCCTGA
- a CDS encoding nuclear transport factor 2 family protein, protein MSGHAGVPAELSAQVAWLVDRARISDLLHSYARCVDTKDWDGFVANFTADAVLEYPWEGEWSRHEGQAGLAEKLDRSFSRYHATQHMSSNHQISIDGDTARSTSYLHSSHIRSAEDQQDHWDVGGWYHCEYVRTAEGWRFTHLVLEAVWQTDGVADILEA, encoded by the coding sequence GTGAGCGGGCACGCAGGAGTGCCCGCCGAGCTGAGCGCGCAGGTGGCATGGCTCGTCGATCGCGCGCGGATCAGCGACCTGCTCCACAGCTACGCCCGCTGCGTCGACACGAAGGACTGGGACGGCTTCGTCGCCAACTTCACCGCGGACGCGGTGCTCGAGTACCCGTGGGAGGGGGAGTGGAGCCGGCACGAGGGCCAGGCCGGGCTGGCGGAGAAGCTCGACCGCAGCTTCAGCCGCTACCACGCGACCCAGCACATGTCGAGCAACCACCAGATCTCGATCGACGGCGACACGGCGCGGTCGACGTCGTACCTCCACAGCTCCCACATCCGCAGCGCGGAGGATCAGCAGGACCATTGGGACGTGGGGGGCTGGTACCACTGCGAGTACGTCCGCACCGCCGAGGGCTGGCGCTTCACGCACCTGGTGCTCGAGGCCGTCTGGCAGACCGACGGGGTCGCCGACATCCTCGAGGCCTGA
- a CDS encoding SDR family NAD(P)-dependent oxidoreductase, producing the protein MPRLESKVALVTGAGAGIGRASARALAAEGAAVMVTDIDLATAEGVVEEIVGAGGTAAARKLDIAQEGEWVDTVAATVDRFGSLSILHNNAAMVGEELTRDLDVVQMDVELWDKTMSINLRGPMLGCKHSVPAMVESGGGSIVNTGSISGLSGEIILHAYAASKAGVHSLTQCVATTYGPQGVRCNAIAPGLIWTQVTEAFWTQDEKDAWFEQHLGGRMGSPEDIAEAVVYLASDGAEHVTGQVLRIDGGFLSHYPTVPRIRALRAAAASEGS; encoded by the coding sequence ATGCCACGTCTGGAGAGCAAGGTGGCGCTGGTCACCGGGGCCGGTGCCGGCATCGGGCGCGCGAGCGCCCGGGCGCTCGCGGCGGAGGGCGCCGCGGTCATGGTCACCGACATCGACCTCGCGACCGCCGAGGGCGTCGTCGAGGAGATCGTGGGAGCGGGCGGGACGGCGGCCGCCCGGAAGCTGGACATCGCCCAGGAGGGCGAGTGGGTCGACACCGTCGCCGCGACGGTCGACCGCTTCGGGTCGTTGAGCATCCTCCACAACAACGCCGCGATGGTGGGCGAGGAGCTCACACGCGATCTCGACGTCGTGCAGATGGACGTCGAGCTGTGGGACAAGACGATGAGCATCAACCTGCGTGGCCCGATGCTCGGGTGCAAGCACAGCGTCCCCGCGATGGTGGAGTCCGGCGGCGGCTCGATCGTCAACACCGGCTCGATCTCGGGCCTGAGCGGCGAGATCATCCTGCACGCGTACGCCGCCTCGAAGGCCGGCGTCCACAGCCTGACGCAATGCGTCGCGACGACGTACGGGCCGCAGGGCGTGCGCTGCAACGCGATCGCGCCCGGGCTGATCTGGACGCAGGTGACCGAGGCGTTCTGGACTCAGGACGAGAAGGACGCCTGGTTCGAGCAACACCTGGGCGGCCGGATGGGAAGCCCGGAGGACATCGCCGAGGCGGTCGTCTACCTCGCATCCGACGGCGCAGAGCACGTCACCGGCCAGGTGCTGCGGATCGACGGCGGCTTCCTCAGCCACTACCCGACGGTCCCGCGCATCCGCGCGCTGAGAGCGGCCGCGGCGAGCGAGGGGAGCTGA
- a CDS encoding sugar ABC transporter substrate-binding protein produces MDVTRTNRGLLRRAAALAALASCVALAACGGSSSSDEPAGSATATARAAAGAKGPITLPTGKVKCGETPNGDDPCLVPAAPPEGEEVRIGFFALANNTFASAAEKGVRETASKYGATVTTLLNPFNPSVQQAQLRDSIAANKFDAYIVEPVNPPALAPLFKQLIDKGIPVTTFGLTNGPDDSTARIQLEGQTLQTSRTPVSQGQDAAKAAVEACDGKDPCKVAILRGTAVLAFDTNMAKALTAELDKSSNVDVVATGFGQYLGGPSRTAMQNILTAEPDVDVLVTLGDQMTVGAEQAIRAAGKTDQIKIVSMGAGTTAAKAVKDGRWYSSTMVLPQNEGVLNAVAAIAAARGQEMSVGIASIDTRGELPLNITRDNTAEWQEFVPQWSGL; encoded by the coding sequence ATGGATGTCACACGGACGAACCGTGGGCTGCTTCGCCGTGCCGCGGCGCTGGCGGCCCTCGCGAGCTGCGTCGCCCTTGCCGCGTGCGGCGGATCGAGCAGCAGCGACGAGCCGGCCGGCAGCGCGACAGCAACCGCGAGAGCGGCCGCTGGCGCGAAGGGCCCGATCACGCTGCCGACCGGCAAGGTGAAGTGCGGCGAGACGCCCAACGGCGACGACCCCTGCCTCGTCCCCGCCGCGCCGCCGGAGGGCGAGGAGGTCCGCATCGGCTTCTTCGCGCTGGCCAACAACACGTTCGCGTCCGCGGCGGAGAAGGGGGTCCGCGAGACGGCGAGCAAGTACGGCGCAACGGTCACCACGCTGCTGAACCCGTTCAACCCCTCCGTCCAGCAGGCGCAGTTGCGCGACTCGATCGCGGCGAACAAGTTCGACGCGTACATCGTCGAGCCGGTCAACCCGCCGGCGCTCGCGCCGCTGTTCAAGCAGTTGATCGACAAGGGCATCCCCGTGACGACGTTCGGGCTGACGAACGGCCCCGACGACTCGACGGCGAGAATCCAGCTCGAAGGGCAGACGCTGCAGACGTCCCGCACGCCCGTGTCCCAGGGCCAGGATGCCGCGAAGGCCGCCGTCGAGGCGTGTGACGGCAAGGACCCGTGCAAGGTCGCGATCCTCCGCGGCACCGCGGTGCTCGCGTTCGACACCAACATGGCGAAGGCGCTCACGGCCGAGCTCGACAAGAGCAGCAACGTCGACGTCGTCGCGACCGGGTTCGGCCAGTACCTCGGCGGTCCCTCGCGCACGGCGATGCAGAACATCCTCACGGCCGAGCCCGACGTCGACGTGCTCGTCACGCTCGGCGACCAGATGACCGTCGGAGCCGAGCAGGCGATCAGAGCCGCGGGCAAGACCGACCAGATCAAGATCGTCTCGATGGGCGCGGGCACGACGGCGGCCAAGGCTGTCAAGGACGGCCGCTGGTACTCCTCGACGATGGTGCTCCCGCAGAACGAGGGCGTCCTCAACGCGGTCGCCGCGATCGCGGCAGCGCGCGGGCAGGAGATGTCGGTCGGGATCGCGTCGATCGACACCCGCGGCGAGCTGCCGCTCAACATCACGCGCGACAACACGGCCGAATGGCAGGAGTTCGTGCCGCAATGGTCCGGGCTGTAG
- a CDS encoding alcohol dehydrogenase catalytic domain-containing protein — MKRWLLPADAAGVDGLVREDDAPLPQPGPGEVRVRVRAVSINFRDQLILAGPFGRLPGRTIVPLSDLAGDVDALGEGVEGFALGDAVTNVHFADWVDGTPPPDGTGLGLGALHEDGVLAEYVVLPAARLTPAPANLDAAEAATLPVAGVTAWNALFDTDGKPFDPNSLLVKQATIRGISVGSHRMHRDLVGFVEAHDLHPNIDRRFAFDDAPAAYRAQVDRDVFGKILIDLS, encoded by the coding sequence ATGAAGCGCTGGCTCCTGCCCGCAGACGCCGCGGGCGTCGACGGGCTCGTCCGCGAGGACGACGCACCGCTCCCACAGCCGGGCCCAGGCGAGGTCCGTGTCCGCGTGCGCGCGGTCTCGATCAACTTCCGCGACCAGCTGATCCTCGCCGGCCCGTTCGGCCGGCTCCCCGGCCGGACGATCGTCCCCCTGTCGGACCTCGCCGGCGACGTCGACGCGCTCGGCGAGGGCGTCGAGGGATTCGCGCTCGGCGATGCGGTCACCAACGTGCACTTCGCCGACTGGGTGGACGGCACTCCACCGCCCGACGGCACCGGCCTCGGACTCGGCGCGCTTCATGAGGATGGCGTGCTGGCCGAGTACGTGGTCCTTCCGGCCGCGCGCCTGACGCCGGCGCCCGCGAACCTCGACGCCGCCGAGGCCGCGACCCTGCCGGTCGCCGGCGTGACCGCCTGGAACGCCCTGTTCGACACCGACGGCAAGCCGTTCGACCCCAACTCGCTGCTCGTGAAACAGGCCACGATCCGCGGCATCTCCGTCGGCAGCCACCGCATGCACCGCGACCTCGTCGGCTTCGTCGAAGCCCACGACCTCCACCCAAACATCGACCGCCGATTCGCCTTCGACGACGCCCCCGCTGCCTACCGAGCGCAGGTCGACCGCGACGTATTCGGAAAGATCCTGATCGACCTGTCCTGA
- a CDS encoding ABC transporter permease has translation MSPPEQTAAVPSKLTPTSVRSLGHQCAQRGREYGVLAVFAALFVALSLSSDAFLTTTNLLNIVDQWAAIGIIALAATLVLISGGFDLSVAAVFSVTGVIAAKLATSMGVAPALALGVLSGLGFGLLNGLAVVGWKVNSIIATLATGIVIGGIATNLTGGNLITVADTGFTALGQNELLGITLPTWFFAITAVLLGFLLHKTVYGRYVYAVGGNIEAARLSGVRTGRITIAAYGISGLAAGFAGVMVASQQATGQAGAAPNLVFDVVAAVIVGGTSILGGSGAIWRTVVGIGLLALIQNGATLLSLDETYRQMITGAIILCAAAIDVWARSRTGGA, from the coding sequence ATGTCTCCTCCTGAACAGACGGCCGCCGTGCCGTCGAAGCTGACCCCGACCAGCGTCCGCAGCCTCGGGCACCAGTGCGCCCAGCGCGGACGCGAGTACGGCGTCCTGGCGGTGTTCGCGGCGCTGTTCGTCGCGCTGTCGCTGTCCTCGGACGCGTTCCTGACGACGACCAACCTGCTCAACATCGTCGACCAGTGGGCGGCGATCGGGATCATCGCGCTCGCCGCCACGCTCGTGCTGATCTCGGGCGGCTTCGACCTGTCGGTCGCGGCCGTGTTCTCGGTCACCGGCGTCATCGCCGCCAAGCTGGCGACGTCGATGGGCGTCGCCCCGGCGCTGGCGCTCGGCGTCCTCTCGGGCCTCGGCTTCGGGCTGCTCAACGGGCTGGCGGTCGTCGGCTGGAAGGTCAACTCGATCATCGCGACGCTGGCGACCGGAATCGTCATCGGCGGCATCGCGACCAACCTCACCGGCGGGAACCTGATCACCGTCGCCGACACCGGCTTCACCGCGCTCGGGCAGAACGAGCTGCTGGGGATCACGCTGCCGACCTGGTTTTTCGCGATCACCGCCGTGCTGCTGGGCTTCCTGCTGCACAAGACCGTCTACGGCCGCTACGTCTACGCGGTCGGCGGCAACATCGAGGCGGCGAGACTGTCGGGCGTCCGCACCGGCCGGATCACGATCGCCGCGTACGGGATCTCCGGGCTGGCCGCGGGCTTCGCCGGCGTGATGGTCGCCTCCCAGCAGGCGACCGGTCAGGCCGGCGCCGCCCCGAACCTCGTCTTCGACGTCGTCGCGGCGGTGATCGTCGGCGGCACGAGCATCCTCGGCGGGTCGGGCGCGATCTGGCGCACGGTCGTCGGCATCGGCCTGCTCGCGCTGATCCAGAACGGCGCGACGCTGCTGAGCCTCGACGAGACCTACCGGCAGATGATCACCGGGGCGATCATCCTCTGCGCCGCGGCGATCGACGTGTGGGCGCGCAGCCGGACGGGCGGCGCGTAA
- a CDS encoding EthD domain-containing protein — translation MVKFFALITRKPGVEAAAFHDHWRHPHGTLCTRISTIRSYVQSHQIDTEHLGAGQTRFEGIAEAWLDNVADGLGMADEPQYAQFVQPDEPAFVDVPKLQWLYTTEQVLVSRPDRRTGAGEADALWLHLDRPLTVKLLQLIEDGDDVPADVGREAALGARLGALRHVRCRALPEAHAGGAPFDCVRELWWPTLSAFEDGVASDGDAWAELVQGPKRAVTLLAQAERLL, via the coding sequence ATGGTGAAGTTCTTCGCGCTGATCACACGCAAGCCAGGTGTGGAGGCCGCGGCGTTCCACGATCACTGGCGCCACCCGCACGGAACGCTGTGCACCCGGATCTCGACGATTCGCAGCTACGTGCAGAGCCACCAGATCGACACCGAGCACCTCGGCGCGGGCCAGACCCGCTTCGAGGGCATCGCGGAAGCGTGGCTGGACAACGTCGCCGACGGGCTCGGGATGGCCGACGAGCCGCAGTACGCCCAGTTCGTGCAGCCCGACGAGCCGGCGTTCGTCGACGTGCCGAAGCTCCAGTGGCTCTACACGACCGAGCAGGTGCTCGTCTCGCGGCCGGACCGCCGGACGGGCGCCGGCGAGGCCGACGCGCTGTGGCTGCACCTCGACCGGCCGCTGACCGTGAAGCTGCTGCAGTTGATCGAGGACGGCGACGACGTTCCCGCCGACGTCGGACGCGAGGCCGCGCTGGGCGCCCGGCTCGGCGCGCTGCGTCACGTCCGCTGCCGCGCACTGCCCGAGGCGCATGCCGGCGGCGCGCCGTTCGACTGCGTGCGTGAGCTGTGGTGGCCGACGCTGTCGGCGTTCGAGGACGGCGTCGCGAGCGACGGCGACGCCTGGGCCGAGCTGGTGCAGGGCCCCAAGCGCGCGGTGACGCTGCTCGCGCAGGCGGAGCGGCTGCTGTGA
- a CDS encoding sugar ABC transporter ATP-binding protein, with translation MVRAVDTTDVAPLIELAGVGKRFGEVRALSGVDLAVGHGEVHAFVGENGAGKSTLVKVLMGVHRPDDGTLRVDGRERHYHSPHDALQDGVAGIAQEISLVPQRSVMENVFLGREPRRAGVIDTRALRRRLVELQARTGFQIPPDARAGSLSIADQQRVEILRALARDARVIVMDEPTAALSKTESEKLFEVVRRLRAGGTTVIYISHFLQEVLALADRVTILREGRVVRSGESARETTDSLVTAMLGRALGQVFPPKRPPAPGAPVRLAVRDLSRGSACRDIGFDVRAGEIVGFAGLVGSGRTEMARALIGADRADTATVAVDGRPVRIRAPKDSIRCGIAYLPESRKDDGLMMSRPAAENITLPHLRDISRVGVVTGANEASRCLDLLHRVKATVKGPRDPVRALSGGNQQKVLFARWLFSKPKVLIADEPTRGVDLGAKAAIYELIRELADEGIAVVVISSEHEELIGLSDRVLVMRGGRVVRELADDQITEDNIVSAALTV, from the coding sequence ATGGTCCGGGCTGTAGACACGACCGACGTCGCGCCGCTGATCGAGCTGGCCGGCGTCGGCAAGCGCTTCGGCGAGGTCCGCGCGCTGTCGGGCGTCGACCTCGCGGTCGGGCACGGCGAGGTGCACGCGTTCGTGGGCGAGAACGGGGCCGGCAAGTCGACCCTCGTGAAGGTGCTGATGGGCGTCCACCGCCCCGACGACGGGACGTTGCGCGTCGACGGCCGCGAGCGTCACTACCACTCGCCGCACGACGCCCTCCAGGACGGCGTCGCCGGGATCGCGCAGGAGATCTCGCTCGTCCCGCAGCGGTCGGTGATGGAGAACGTGTTCCTCGGCCGCGAGCCGCGCCGCGCGGGTGTCATCGACACCCGCGCGCTGCGGCGCCGGCTGGTCGAGCTGCAGGCGCGCACGGGCTTTCAGATCCCGCCCGACGCGCGTGCGGGGTCGCTGTCGATCGCCGACCAGCAGCGCGTCGAGATCCTGCGCGCGCTCGCGCGCGACGCGCGGGTGATCGTGATGGACGAGCCGACCGCCGCGCTGAGCAAGACGGAGTCCGAGAAGCTGTTCGAGGTCGTCCGGCGCCTGCGCGCGGGAGGGACGACCGTGATCTACATCTCGCACTTCCTCCAGGAGGTGCTCGCGCTCGCCGACCGCGTGACGATCCTGCGCGAGGGCCGCGTCGTGCGATCCGGGGAGTCGGCGCGGGAGACGACCGACTCGCTCGTCACCGCGATGCTCGGCCGCGCGCTCGGCCAGGTCTTCCCGCCCAAGCGCCCGCCGGCGCCCGGCGCCCCGGTGCGGCTCGCGGTCCGCGACCTCAGCCGCGGTTCCGCGTGTCGCGACATCGGGTTCGACGTCCGTGCCGGCGAGATCGTCGGGTTCGCCGGGCTGGTCGGCTCCGGGCGCACGGAGATGGCGCGCGCGCTGATCGGCGCCGACCGCGCCGACACCGCGACGGTCGCGGTCGACGGCCGGCCGGTGCGGATCCGCGCGCCGAAGGACTCGATCCGCTGCGGCATCGCGTACCTGCCCGAGTCGCGCAAGGACGACGGCCTGATGATGAGCCGGCCGGCCGCCGAGAACATCACGCTGCCGCACCTGCGCGACATCAGTCGGGTCGGCGTCGTAACGGGCGCGAACGAGGCCAGTCGCTGCCTCGACCTGCTGCACCGCGTGAAGGCGACCGTCAAGGGGCCGCGCGACCCCGTGCGCGCCCTCTCCGGCGGCAACCAGCAGAAGGTCCTGTTCGCGCGCTGGCTGTTCTCCAAGCCGAAGGTCCTGATCGCCGACGAGCCGACCCGGGGCGTCGACCTCGGCGCGAAGGCGGCGATCTACGAGCTGATCCGCGAGCTTGCCGACGAGGGGATCGCGGTCGTCGTGATCTCGTCCGAGCACGAGGAGCTGATCGGCCTGTCGGACCGCGTCCTGGTGATGCGCGGCGGCCGGGTCGTGCGCGAGCTCGCGGACGACCAGATCACCGAAGACAACATCGTGTCCGCCGCGCTGACGGTGTGA
- a CDS encoding homogentisate 1,2-dioxygenase: MASITRKGEIPSTPQGYGDGTYVDEVFTLDGFFGDWAHIWRHRNPATPTRWSDERMIYNGLDSGALEPTDRSDPRGTPMTLLTGPGASVSLSRRTASMPFAEKNVDANQIRFYQQGSFRLETELGPIEVEAGDFVVIPKGMMYREIALTGDNAIVIFEVERSIALAEKLQDQLGFASLFIDYSTMELPDPAAIDGDASAETEVRVKYDGEHHFVTYDFDPLSDVVGWSGDPVLYKLNVWDIPSLGSSVGFTSPPSNAVLFAEDKSFFFNVLAAKPFPSEPAPRSSYGASSHMNDCDEVWLNHVASIAPETNGHIWLFPRTIAHPGLKVPPQYPENPPKAIREIKINFDTTAKLSWTPEAKAALLPDPLTAVYTSFYGAHAGVSADEALEHVRR, translated from the coding sequence ATGGCATCGATCACGCGGAAGGGCGAGATCCCGTCGACGCCGCAGGGCTACGGCGACGGGACCTACGTCGACGAGGTCTTCACGCTGGACGGGTTCTTCGGCGACTGGGCGCACATCTGGCGGCACCGCAACCCCGCGACGCCGACGCGCTGGAGCGACGAGCGGATGATCTACAACGGCCTCGACAGCGGCGCGCTGGAGCCGACGGACCGCTCCGATCCGCGCGGCACGCCGATGACGCTGCTGACCGGCCCGGGAGCCAGCGTCTCGCTCTCGCGGCGCACGGCGTCGATGCCGTTCGCCGAGAAGAACGTCGACGCCAACCAGATCCGCTTCTACCAGCAGGGGAGCTTCCGCCTGGAGACGGAGCTGGGCCCGATCGAGGTCGAGGCCGGCGACTTCGTCGTCATCCCGAAGGGGATGATGTACCGCGAGATCGCGCTCACCGGCGACAACGCGATCGTCATCTTCGAGGTCGAGCGGTCGATCGCGCTGGCCGAGAAGCTGCAGGACCAGCTCGGCTTCGCCAGCCTCTTCATCGACTACTCGACGATGGAGCTGCCCGACCCCGCGGCGATCGACGGCGACGCGTCGGCCGAGACCGAGGTGCGCGTGAAGTACGACGGCGAGCACCACTTCGTCACGTACGACTTCGACCCGCTCTCCGACGTCGTCGGCTGGTCCGGCGACCCTGTCCTCTACAAGCTCAACGTCTGGGACATCCCGAGCCTCGGCAGCTCGGTCGGCTTCACGAGCCCTCCGTCCAACGCCGTCCTCTTCGCCGAGGACAAGTCGTTCTTCTTCAACGTGCTCGCCGCCAAGCCGTTCCCGTCCGAGCCCGCGCCGCGGTCCAGCTACGGCGCCTCCTCGCACATGAACGACTGCGACGAGGTGTGGCTCAACCATGTCGCGTCGATCGCGCCCGAGACCAACGGGCACATCTGGCTGTTCCCGCGCACGATCGCCCACCCCGGTCTCAAGGTCCCGCCGCAGTACCCCGAGAACCCGCCGAAGGCGATCCGCGAGATCAAGATCAACTTCGACACGACCGCGAAGCTGAGCTGGACGCCGGAGGCGAAGGCCGCGCTGCTGCCCGACCCGCTGACGGCGGTCTATACGAGCTTCTACGGCGCGCACGCCGGCGTGTCCGCCGACGAGGCGCTGGAGCACGTGCGACGCTGA
- a CDS encoding polysaccharide deacetylase family protein, with protein MTSTREGWGPEGRRAAVSVTFDNLGEARDVGEGTWPVDRAHGRHPSALRALPAILRMLGGLGVRASFYVEGWNADVYPDQLRAIVEGGHDLGLHGWVHEAWAGLSPGEEVALLDRSIEAAARQRLAFAGFRPPGGVLAAPTLALLRERGLQYCSPLGEAVSLSDGVAVLPFEWQAVDGYHYLEELALLRRSNGDPVEVATPARCAAALRRALAAVVDGGGYTALTFHPFLMLDPAAGVVAEQLIRDVAADERIWCAPSSEVAAWVTDHAGAFAGEPALGTARWR; from the coding sequence ATGACCTCCACCCGCGAAGGCTGGGGTCCCGAGGGCCGCCGGGCGGCGGTCAGCGTCACGTTCGACAACCTCGGCGAGGCGCGCGACGTCGGCGAGGGGACGTGGCCGGTAGACCGCGCCCACGGCCGCCATCCCTCCGCGCTGCGGGCGCTGCCCGCGATCCTGCGGATGCTCGGCGGCCTCGGCGTGCGTGCGTCGTTCTACGTCGAGGGCTGGAACGCCGACGTCTACCCCGACCAGTTGCGGGCGATCGTCGAGGGCGGCCACGACCTCGGCCTTCACGGGTGGGTGCATGAGGCATGGGCCGGCCTGTCGCCCGGCGAGGAGGTGGCGCTGCTGGACCGGTCGATCGAGGCCGCGGCGCGCCAGCGGCTCGCGTTCGCCGGCTTCCGGCCGCCGGGCGGCGTCCTCGCGGCGCCTACGCTCGCGCTGCTGCGCGAGCGTGGGCTGCAGTACTGCTCCCCGCTCGGCGAGGCGGTCTCGCTGTCCGACGGCGTCGCGGTCCTGCCGTTCGAGTGGCAGGCGGTCGACGGCTACCACTACCTCGAGGAGCTGGCGTTGCTGCGCCGCAGCAACGGCGATCCCGTCGAGGTCGCGACGCCGGCGCGGTGCGCCGCGGCGCTCCGGCGCGCGCTGGCTGCGGTGGTCGACGGCGGGGGCTACACGGCGCTGACGTTCCATCCGTTCCTGATGCTCGACCCCGCCGCAGGCGTCGTCGCGGAGCAGTTGATCCGCGACGTCGCCGCCGACGAGCGCATCTGGTGCGCACCCAGCTCCGAGGTCGCCGCGTGGGTCACCGACCACGCGGGCGCGTTCGCGGGCGAGCCCGCGCTCGGCACCGCGCGCTGGAGATAG